The following are from one region of the Nicotiana tomentosiformis chromosome 7, ASM39032v3, whole genome shotgun sequence genome:
- the LOC104098990 gene encoding uncharacterized protein: protein MVICGEKMEALNQRSLERVVSQRAMQMGSSFPCRICVVGFLCGVCLTSLFLAALTSFGAFQFGGLSFSAFSSGISTSNSTSTSIISGDCDVKQKNSERLFFPQEKIALGVDERVSLLYSSWSNLLTKSANEDNRLGKSKLPKAPHFEDCKLSAETNKRLDTRVRNDSFPPWTIWKGQLDNFLLTAEDEKLRYHRHQTVSEGAYPPWIKGSDEENYPLTRKVQRDIWLHQHPLNCGDGNVKFLIADWERIPGFGIGAQIAGMCGLLAIAINEKRVLVTSYYNRADHDGCKGSSRSSWSCYFFPETPQECRYRAFELMKQKEAWEKGIITIKENYTSKEIWSGHTPRSWGKPWSYLQPTTDINGTLIAYHRKMDRRWWRAQAVRYLMRFQTEYTCDLLNHARHAAFGWEAAKMVLESPLRDFSEGVEKAGHDIAKFVWSSHKPWIPRPMLSMHVRMGDKACEMKVVGFKEYMHLAERIREHFPNLKSIWLSTEMQEVVDQSRLYQHWKFYYTNVTRQMGNMTMANYEASLGRETSTNYPLVNFLLATEDDFFIGALGSTWCFLIDGMRNTGGKVMSGYLSVNKDRFW, encoded by the exons ATGGTCATTTGTGGGGAAAAGATGGAAGCTTTGAATCAGAGATCTCTTGAAAGAGTTGTTTCACAGAGGGCTATGCAAATGGGAAGCTCATTTCCATGTCGAATTTGTGTGGTTGGATTTCTCTGTGGTGTTTGCCTCACCTCTTTATTTCTTGCTGCTCTTACTTCATTTGGTGCTTTTCAGTTTGGTGGCCTTTCTTTTTCAGCTTTTTCATCTGGTATTTCAACATCCAATTCTACTTCCACAAGCATAATAA GTGGAGACTGCGATGTTAAACAAAAGAACTCGGAAAGGTTGTTTTTTCCCCAGGAAAAAATTGCATTGGGGGTAGATGAGAGGGTGTCATTACTGTACTCATCTTGGAGTAACTTACTGACTAAATCAGCAAATGAAGACAATCGTCTGGGTAAATCCAAGTTACCAAAAGCACCTCACTTTGAGGACTGCAAGCTGAGTGCAGAAACAAATAAACGACTTGATACCCGAGTTCGAAATGACAGTTTCCCTCCATGGACTATATGGAAGGGACAATTAGATAACTTCCTTTTGACAGCAGAAGACGAGAAGCTGCGGTATCATAGGCATCAAACAGTATCTGAAGGAGCTTATCCTCCCTGG ATCAAGGGGTCAGATGAAGAGAACTACCCCTTAACAAGGAAGGTGCAACGTGATATATGGCTCCATCAGCATCCTTTGAACTGCGGTGATGGAAATGTGAAATTTCTGATAGCTGACTGGGAGAGAATACCTGGGTTTGGTATTGGTGCCCAGATAGCCGGAATGTGTGGTCTTCTTGCAATAGCAATCAATGAGAAAAGGGTCCTTGTTACGAGCTATTATAATCGTGCTGATCATGATGGTTGTAAAG GTTCGTCACGCTCCAGTTGGTCTTGCTACTTCTTTCCAGAAACACCCCAGGAATGCAGATATCGTGCTTTTGAGCTTATGAAACAAAAAGAAGCATGGGAAAAAGGGATCATAACGATAAAAGAAAACTATACTTCTAAGGAGATATGGTCTGGACACACTCCAAG GTCATGGGGCAAACCTTGGAGTTATTTGCAGCCAACAACAGATATAAATGGAACTCTAATTGCTTATCATCGCAAAATGGATAGGAGGTGGTGGCGAGCTCAG GCAGTGCGCTACCTAATGCGATTTCAGACTGAGTACACATGCGACTTGCTAAACCATGCACGACATGCAGCATTTGGCTGGGAAGCAGCGAAAATGGTTCTTGAAAGTCCACTTAGAGATTTTTCAGAG GGAGTAGAAAAGGCCGGACATGACATTGCAAAATTTGTATGGTCAAGTCATAAACCTTGGATTCCTAGGCCAATGCTGAGCATGCATGTCCGGATGGGCGACAAGGCATGTGAGATGAAGGTTGTAGGGTTCAAAGAATACATGCATCTCGCTGAGCGCATAAGAGAGCACTTCCCTAATCTTAAGAGCATCTGGCTTTCAACAGAAATGCAG GAAGTTGTGGATCAATCGAGACTGTACCAGCATTGGAAGTTCTACTACACAAATGTGACACGCCAAATGGGTAACATGACAATGGCAAATTATGAAGCCAGTCTTGGCAGGGAGACGAGCACGAATTATCCTCTTGTTAACTTTTTGTTGGCAACTGAAGATGATTTCTTCATTGGAGCATTGGGTTCCACATGGTGTTTCCTCATAGATGGTATGAGGAATACCGGAGGAAAAGTCATGTCTGGTTACTTGAGTGTTAACAAGGATCGATTTTGGTAG